The Bartonella birtlesii IBS 325 genome has a window encoding:
- a CDS encoding class I SAM-dependent methyltransferase, which produces MLLFLPFESYNLPFPNSSQSWLSFGLTEIPALEWKQNLKIITPWRSDFLKFVNAQFHCAPQIDKNFTYDGALLHLSKYRGFNQNCFLDLLECVKPGGWIVIGGNKTVGAASMMKWIKTFIPITDKLSKNHGLVFWLQVPQQIDRQKIAQLRSPPLAFENKFQTTSGMFSHGRIDPGSAALAQYMREIISGKTADFGAGWGFLSYAALERSEKLTTLDLYEADYNALRAAKQHLEAVIASCPIHFYWHDLVHEPITDLYDTIISNPPFHTQQTTDISLGQNFIINAAKYLNLGGNLLLVANRHLPYETLLKGIFHTVLIHEKAHGFKIIQARR; this is translated from the coding sequence GTGTTACTGTTTTTACCTTTTGAAAGCTACAACCTTCCTTTTCCCAATTCAAGCCAGTCATGGTTAAGTTTTGGTTTGACTGAAATTCCTGCTCTAGAATGGAAGCAAAACTTAAAAATCATAACGCCTTGGCGGTCAGATTTTTTAAAATTTGTCAATGCCCAATTTCACTGTGCACCTCAAATAGATAAAAATTTTACCTATGATGGTGCACTTTTACATTTGAGTAAATATCGTGGTTTTAACCAAAATTGTTTCCTTGATTTATTAGAATGTGTAAAGCCTGGTGGATGGATTGTTATTGGTGGCAATAAAACTGTCGGTGCTGCTTCAATGATGAAATGGATCAAAACATTTATTCCTATTACCGACAAATTATCCAAAAATCACGGATTGGTATTCTGGCTTCAAGTTCCACAACAAATAGACAGACAGAAAATTGCACAGTTGCGCTCACCACCACTCGCTTTTGAAAATAAATTTCAGACTACTTCTGGCATGTTTTCGCATGGTCGTATTGATCCTGGATCTGCTGCGCTTGCTCAGTATATGCGCGAAATTATTTCTGGAAAAACTGCCGATTTTGGTGCTGGATGGGGTTTTCTTTCTTATGCTGCTCTTGAAAGAAGTGAAAAACTAACAACTCTTGACCTCTATGAAGCCGATTATAATGCTTTGAGAGCAGCCAAACAGCATCTTGAAGCTGTAATAGCTTCTTGTCCGATTCATTTTTATTGGCATGATCTCGTGCATGAACCGATCACAGACCTCTATGATACAATCATTTCAAATCCGCCATTTCACACACAACAAACGACAGATATCTCACTAGGACAGAATTTTATTATAAATGCTGCAAAATACCTAAATCTAGGTGGCAATTTGCTTCTTGTTGCGAACCGCCATCTGCCTTATGAAACATTATTAAAAGGCATTTTTCATACAGTCTTAATACATGAAAAAGCTCATGGTTTCAAAATTATCCAAGCACGCAGATAA